The Brassica napus cultivar Da-Ae chromosome C1, Da-Ae, whole genome shotgun sequence DNA segment CTATCCTCTTACCCAAACTTGCTAACTGTGTTGGATCGATCTTGCCCAACTCCATAGGCCAGCCTGGATATTCTTCTGAGGTCGTAGCTTTGTCTGCAGCTGGGACTGGTGCCGGTTTGGTTTCGTTTAGGTCGAGGGATTCAGCGTTGAGGTCAATGTCAATGCCTTCTTTTGGATTTTGAAGTTGCTGCTTGGTGTCTTCTTTTGATGCTGCAATGTCGCCATCGACATCCTTCTTCTCGTTCTCTTGTGGTGATGACGCTGACACATGCATCTGGTTACTGTCTTGAGGAGGTGGCTGTTCCGCCATGGCGGTCTCAAGCTCCACCTCGCGGTTCAGATTTTCTCTTTCGGCTGCTTTAGCAGCTCGTCAAccgcgacctcttcctcgtcctctcCCTCTACTACCCCTGCCACTGGGCTTAGCATTCCCCACCTCTTGCTGCAATAATAAGCCCAATGCCAACAACAGTGTTGAATGGATGTTAGTGCTCCACACCAATAGACATTAAATGAAGTAACTAAGAAGAACATGAGCTCACTGTTTTGCTTTTCTTATTTTCCTCGTCGCTGTCATTCACTTCGTCACTGATCGGCTTCCTGATTTAAATAAACCATTTCGATTCAGCTTGCTACTGGCTTATATCAATTAAATAACCAGAGTATACGGAGCCAGGAGGTCCAACCTTCTCTTGGAGATGGTGCGATCATCCATGGTAACGTCACCAGTCCCATGGGCCTGCCCTTGCGCTTGGCCGTAGTCAGGAACCTTGCTCACAACTTCCCTCAGAAAATCAAACACGTTATATCTTTCCACACAGTGTTTTCTGTAAACAACAAAACAAGTTCAATAAACGTGGATGCAGTAGTTGCATCACCAAACACCGTATGAAGAAAAAGAGCAAAATGTACTTTAAACACACAAATATGTGGTATAAAGTTCTGTAACATCAACAACATCCTCTAGGTGTTGGACGCAGTCAAAATAGGACCAATAACTTGGAAGCTCTTCCGCTTAACAACATCACCTCAACCAGAATATTAATAGTTACAACATCTAAAATGCATTCATGCTCTTTAGGCAGTAGCGACATTTGTTAGCATGCAGAAGGATCAAAAAACAAAGTTTAAGCAATCAGTTGCTTACAGGTGCAAAGAGCTGACGGTCTTGGCTCCTCTCTCGAGGGTAATCTCATACGTGCGATCGCAAAGGTCTTGCAAGAACAATTCCAAAGATTTTGCTGCAGTAACAGAACATGAAATTAAGCAAAAAAGGTCTCCCAACCAAACAACTGCCTTAAAACTGAAGTAAAACAAAATGACTCACAGACTAGGACAGGCACTGCCAAAGCAATCTTGCCAACATCCTCATCAGCTTGCATAATCTTTTAATACGAGCCTGAAAATGAAAAATCATTGTATACAAACGTAATACATTAACACACAAACGGAAAGTTCAGTTCTTTGAATAATCCTATCGTCAACACTAtactaactttttaaaaaaaaaaaaaaaacaattcgtGTATGTATATTCATTCCATGCTCAACTAATGACAATAGTCCTCTTTATAAACACTATCTTTATCTTATCCAATTAAAATGGGGGAAATTGATTGCTAGGTCAACCAATTTCATCAGAAATGACATTACTTAATCTAAACAACTTGGTCTTAGAAGAAACACGATCCAAAAAGGTCATCAATCGTAGACGAGAAAAAACTTACAGCTGGGAAGCGAGTATCGAGCTTCTTCCTCATGATTTTGAAATCCCCCAATCAAGAGAACACGCCAAATCCCACCACAGCAGAAGAGACAGAGCAAACcgatggggggggggggggggggggggggatccTAAATACAGAAACTCCTTTACTAAAATCGGAAAGTTATTCTTCGTCTATGGGACACTGCCAGATCCGGCGACGGCGGTTTCCTTTGTTCCTACTATCTCTCCTCCTCGATTGAATTAAGATTAAATTTaagtttataaaacaaaagGTTTGGgtcaaaagaaagaaagcaaaaaaaaggtggtaaattaaaagttataatatttAGTTAGTTGGCAGATTGACTAATCCGATTGTTTGGAAACATCTAACCATACACATGGTTAGTTATTATTGGATTACACAAGACTTACGCGTCACAGGACTATTATTCTAAAATCTTCATCCACTTTTTTTAAAGGATAAATTAGATCATAATCCGCGCAACCACgcgaatttttgtttttatttatttatataaatatttagttttcaattctaaattggtatatattatactccctccgtttcaatatagatgatgttttagaatgattattttgtttcaatttacatgaaattttgatattttaaagttaactttaactttattggaacatgttcaaccaattagattttaactttaacatatggaggtataacATAACAACGTTAAattatatctttttaatttatactttctataaatctaattgatcatctattgtttaaatccaattattgatagccatAAAAGTTTCTGGTAgccctaaaatttaaataataagattaaagattaaatgtaacataacTTTCTAGAAataggtccatttttaaaaaaatcacacatgaattaaagttgtgacttctgttttaatatataagatggatAATGCATCTTTGTATCTTTGTTGAGGGAGATATATCCCTGACCAGAAATATATACTcctctattattattataaaggTGTTctcatatttctttttttttggtaatatgtTTAATTTCGTACCACTTTCAAAAGTACATGCTGTGCAGCTTAGTGagcgaaaacataaaaacacaAACCACCCACAACAAGAAACAGAGggaaaaataaagaagagtCGAGGAGAGTCAAGGAGGGTGGGTGCATGCGAAGAAGAACTGAAGAATGGATGGCTGGATCGAGAGGAGCCAGTCCCTTATTTGTCTATCAACTGCAGAGCAAATAGAGATAGCAGTAGTCGAGAATGAAGTAAATACCTATGAGTTACATGGGTCTTCCACTGATGACACAGGTTATGCGGCAACAAGACTATCTCCCTCTCATTGAGAAAATTCGAGGTAGAATAAACACTTGGACTAGCCGCTTCCTCTCCTATGCCGGAAGGTTGCAACTGATCTAGTATGTGCTTATGAGTATAGTAAACTTCTGGGCCTCTGCATTCAGACTCCCAAACAAATGTCTGGAAGAAATAGAACGGCTCTGTTCTCCATTCTTATGGACTGGTCCGGAGCTCAAGTCCACAGGCGTAAAACAAGCTTGGAAAGAGATCTGCTTGACTAAGAGCGAGGAAGGTTTGGGTATAAGACCGCTTAAAGAAGTTAATCTGGTCTACAATCTAAAGCTTATATGGAGAATGCTCTGAGGGAAGTCTCTTTGGGGGGACTGGATAAAGCACAACTTGCTTAGAAAGAGAAGTTTTTGGGAAGTAAATGGAAATACTCAAGCAGGGTCTTGGATGTGGAAGAAAATGCTTAAGCTACGTGATGTAGCTAAGTCTTTCTACATGAAGACCGTAGGCAATGGGAGACATACTTCATTTTGGTACGATCGATGGTCTGACCTAGGAGTATTAATGGATGTACTGGGATAGAGAGAGGTCTAATAGACTTGGGTATTAGAAGAGATGCCACTGTGGAGGATGTCCTTCGACTCCTCGAAGAAGAATGAGGCATCGTTCGCGCATGCTGAAAGATATTGAAAGGGCCCTGGACTCTTTTAGAGATCAACTGAACACTGCAGAGGATGATTTCGACATGTGGAGACGATCATCTGGCTACAAACCAAAATTTTTGATACAAGAGACTTTGTTGCTTCTTTGGCCGAAAGGTATATGGTTCTCGCAGGCTACCCCAAAGTTTGCTTTCATGGCTTGGCTTGCAACTAGGGGAAGACTATCTACCATGGATCGGGTTTCTCAATGGAGTCAAGGCATTGACACAAGTTGTGTCTTATGCAAGAACACTCCAGAATCCCAGAACCATCTTTTCTTCGAGTGTTCCTTCTCAGCTCAAGTTTGGGAGCATCTAGTCAAAGGTATATTGCAGAACTCATACACTGCAGAATGGACTGGTATTAAGATATTGCTTGTTGATCGGAATCTGGAGAGATACAAGTTGTTATGTACTCGATACGCCTTCCAAGCCGCTGTCTATGCGATATGGAGAGAACGCAATAGGCGCATGCATGGAGAACCACCGCTGCCCACTCAAGCTCTGATGAAGCTTGTTGATAAAGGTATGCGAAACAACTCAGCTTAATAAAACTACATGGATGGAAGAGATTTGAAGgcattttgcagttttggtttGCTACAGAGTGTAAATAGAGTACAGATTAGGAGTGGTAAACGAGTAGCGGAGTTCCATCTTTAAACATAGGATGCACTTGATATAAAGAGGTTTTTggtgaataaaatttaacacattaaaaaaagaaagaatgaagCAAATATTTTCCTATTCCTTTCTTTCCAAATTAAGTAGATGGGATGATTGGAACATGGGATTGATAATACACCTAGCCTGAGGTGAAGAAGAGTTTCTGGCCAAActgacctaaaaaaaaaaagaactcatcAAATTATTTTTGGGTAGATCCGTAAAtactgaaattttaatttaaatcagTAATTccgagaaaaaaatgaaataaactaaactaaaatcaGTACATATATTGGGGTTAACTCGAGATGGTAGGCTAAACCTTGACTACATGCATTTCAAAATTAACTGATATCCATTACACAGAAATCAACGGCAATTTTGCTCCCGAGTACAACACTATAAAAGCATCCAGTAGATATATAGCAAAATTAAATACCCAGCGACTGTAACAATAAGAAAATACAAGTGTTGGAGTCTCACCACACACACTTTGATTACTCCAGTGAGGAATTAAAGATAATTAACCTAAATCAAATAGAATAATAGATTAATGTAGTGCATATGTCAAACACGTGACCCTTGAAAAGGCAATCACGTTCATTGTAAACTATACAATATGAATaggaaataattataaaaaaaagaataggaAATAATTAAGTTAGCTTTTCTATGATTAAATAATTTCCTTTTATCGTCATAAGACTTtagctatatatatgtatgccATATGAGAACACATCACAGGGATCAATTAATATGGCTCCAACGATAAAAACCATTGGGGAATACAAGACTCACCAAGATTATTTCGTCGATTTCTTTGGAGACAATTTGTTAGTCACTCAAACCGAGACACCCTCCGTCATCAGGCGATGGATCCGAG contains these protein-coding regions:
- the LOC125580087 gene encoding uncharacterized protein LOC125580087, with the protein product MLKDIERALDSFRDQLNTAEDDFDMWRRSSGYKPKFLIQETLLLLWPKGIWFSQATPKFAFMAWLATRGRLSTMDRVSQWSQGIDTSCVLCKNTPESQNHLFFECSFSAQVWEHLVKGILQNSYTAEWTGIKILLVDRNLERYKLLCTRYAFQAAVYAIWRERNRRMHGEPPLPTQALMKLVDKGMRNNSA